From a region of the Candidatus Eisenbacteria bacterium genome:
- the ftsW gene encoding putative lipid II flippase FtsW: MSFAITPPRRLDLTLLLPVAALVALGLVMVYSSSAFLGAERYQSEYFFLKRHAIRIGIGLVVLLLAARVDYHVYMRLAPWALGACTALLVVLLAVGGVGVRGANRWLSFAAMNVQPTELARIACVAYLARLLDRKGERMASFKDGVLPAVFVLGGLSLLILLQPNLGSTIALLATGFLMLHLSGTRFRHLGFLLLGGIFLASIQVLRHPYMMDRVEAWWGLWGSGSIDSLGKNWQLSQSIIALGSGGLFGTGPGHGLQKVFFLPDPHTDFIYAVIGEELGLIGTGAVLLAYVVLFLRGLKIAGMAPDRFGFLLAAGLTVNLIVYVAINVAVVTGVVPTTGLPLPFLSYGGSALVVNLGVTGVLLNIASQMETGIRTTSVGGKAAVRRAGGR, translated from the coding sequence ATGAGCTTCGCGATCACGCCGCCGCGGCGCCTCGATCTCACGCTGCTCCTGCCGGTGGCCGCCCTCGTCGCGCTCGGCCTGGTGATGGTCTATTCCTCGAGCGCGTTTCTCGGCGCCGAGCGATACCAGTCGGAATATTTCTTCCTGAAGCGCCACGCGATCCGGATCGGGATCGGCCTCGTCGTGCTGCTCCTGGCGGCGCGCGTCGACTATCACGTCTACATGCGCCTGGCGCCGTGGGCCCTCGGCGCCTGCACGGCGCTCCTCGTCGTGCTCCTCGCCGTCGGCGGCGTGGGTGTCCGGGGCGCGAATCGCTGGCTCTCCTTCGCGGCCATGAACGTGCAGCCGACCGAGCTGGCGCGCATCGCGTGCGTGGCCTACTTGGCACGGCTCCTCGACCGCAAAGGGGAGCGCATGGCCTCGTTCAAGGACGGCGTTCTGCCCGCGGTCTTCGTGCTGGGCGGTCTTTCGCTCCTGATTCTCCTCCAGCCCAATCTGGGGAGCACCATCGCGCTTCTCGCCACCGGATTCCTGATGCTCCACCTCTCGGGCACCCGGTTTCGCCACCTGGGGTTTCTCCTCCTCGGAGGGATATTCCTGGCCTCGATCCAGGTCCTTCGCCATCCGTACATGATGGACCGCGTCGAGGCGTGGTGGGGTCTCTGGGGGAGCGGCTCGATCGACTCACTCGGCAAGAACTGGCAGCTCTCCCAGTCGATCATCGCGCTCGGCTCCGGCGGGCTCTTCGGCACCGGGCCCGGGCACGGGCTCCAGAAGGTCTTTTTCCTGCCCGACCCGCACACCGATTTCATCTACGCCGTGATCGGGGAGGAGCTGGGCCTCATCGGGACAGGCGCGGTCCTTCTCGCCTACGTGGTCCTCTTCCTTCGTGGCCTCAAGATCGCGGGCATGGCGCCCGACCGCTTCGGCTTCCTGCTCGCGGCCGGGCTGACCGTGAATCTCATCGTCTATGTCGCCATCAACGTCGCGGTGGTGACCGGCGTGGTGCCCACCACCGGTCTGCCGCTGCCTTTTCTGAGCTACGGGGGCTCGGCCCTCGTGGTGAACCTGGGGGTAACTGGTGTCCTCCTCAACATCGCAAGTCAGATGGAAACCGGCATTCGAACGACCTCGGTCGGAGGGAAGGCCGCGGTCCGGCGTGCGGGTGGACGATAG
- the ftsA gene encoding cell division protein FtsA, whose amino-acid sequence MPEGRMYAGLDIGTTKINAIVAEWDEETDGIRIIGVGTAPSDGLKRGVVVNLEKTVRSIQHAVDEAQRMSGRTIKGVYAGIAGDHIRGINSRGVIAVARKDSEIRPGDVARVTEAAKAVAIPTDREILHVIPQEYIVDDQDGIRDPVGMSGVRLEAEVHIITGAASACRNLIRAAERAGLYVEELVLEPLASAHAVLTPDERDLGVVLLDIGGGTTDVAVFFEGSIRHTAVIGLGGSNITNDLAIGLRTPVERAEALKLTCGCALTSMVRQEESVRVPSVGGRPDRDISRHMLSMMIEPRVEEIFALASKEVRKNHVADLLGAGVVLTGGASSLPGMPELAEQVFDLPARRGIPIGFSGLTEAVSNPRFATGVGLAMHALLHDARPRAAEGGVIGRISVGLRRWIEELV is encoded by the coding sequence ATGCCAGAAGGGAGAATGTACGCAGGCCTCGATATCGGCACCACCAAGATCAACGCGATCGTGGCGGAGTGGGACGAGGAGACCGACGGAATCAGGATCATCGGAGTCGGGACCGCGCCCTCGGACGGGCTGAAGCGCGGGGTCGTGGTGAATCTGGAGAAGACGGTCCGCTCGATCCAGCACGCCGTGGACGAGGCGCAGCGGATGTCGGGGCGGACGATCAAAGGAGTCTACGCGGGGATCGCGGGGGATCACATTCGCGGTATCAACAGCCGCGGCGTCATCGCGGTCGCGCGCAAGGACTCGGAGATCCGGCCGGGCGACGTGGCGCGCGTGACCGAGGCCGCGAAGGCGGTCGCGATCCCGACCGACCGCGAGATCCTCCACGTGATTCCGCAAGAGTACATCGTCGACGATCAGGACGGGATTCGCGACCCGGTCGGGATGTCGGGGGTCCGCCTCGAGGCGGAGGTCCACATCATCACCGGCGCGGCGTCGGCTTGCCGGAACCTGATCCGCGCCGCCGAGCGCGCCGGGCTCTATGTGGAGGAGTTGGTGCTCGAGCCTCTGGCCTCGGCGCACGCCGTCCTCACGCCCGACGAGCGGGACCTGGGCGTGGTCCTCCTCGACATCGGCGGGGGAACCACCGACGTCGCGGTCTTCTTCGAGGGCTCGATCCGCCACACGGCGGTGATCGGGCTCGGGGGCTCAAACATCACGAACGATCTGGCCATCGGTCTCCGCACGCCGGTCGAGCGGGCAGAGGCGCTCAAGCTCACCTGCGGGTGCGCGCTCACCTCGATGGTGCGCCAGGAAGAGTCGGTGCGCGTGCCGAGCGTGGGAGGGAGACCGGATCGGGACATCTCGAGGCACATGTTGTCGATGATGATCGAGCCGCGCGTGGAGGAGATTTTCGCTCTGGCAAGCAAGGAGGTGCGGAAGAACCACGTCGCCGACCTGCTCGGCGCGGGTGTGGTCCTGACCGGCGGCGCGTCGTCGCTGCCCGGGATGCCCGAGCTGGCGGAGCAGGTTTTCGACCTGCCCGCACGCCGCGGAATCCCGATCGGTTTCAGTGGATTGACGGAAGCGGTTTCCAATCCCCGGTTCGCGACCGGAGTCGGCCTGGCGATGCACGCATTGCTGCACGACGCCAGGCCAAGGGCGGCGGAGGGGGGAGTCATCGGTCGGATCTCGGTGGGACTCCGACGTTGGATCGAGGAGCTGGTCTAG
- a CDS encoding UDP-N-acetylmuramate--L-alanine ligase: MNGRIRRIHLIGIGGSGMSGIAEVLLNLGYEVSGSDVKEGEVVARLRELGARVAVSHDATHVEGVDVVVASTAIEESNPEIQRAHLLGIPVIPRAEMLAELMRIKHSVAVAGAHGKTTTTSMVGEILARGDLDPTVIVGGRLMAIGAHARLGRGPYLVAEADESDGSFLLLSPTIAVITNIDEEHLDFYKGLEEIRAAFLRFVNRVPFYGTVVLPIDDPNAALIRHDVKRRVLTYGFGTDGDFAGKDLVVDSKGVRFRLVAHGRDEGSIELKVAGAHNARNALAAAATAWELGIPFPTIRAALHDFAGVGRRLEVRGDVLGALWIDDYGHHPTEIEAALLALQASYGRRIVAVFQPHRYSRTQALLDRFARCFTGVSELVLLPIYPAGEKPIEGVTSEALAAAVEAAGGPRVRRAASFDEAACQVGKALKRGDLLVTIGAGDVYRVAEIARGKSR, translated from the coding sequence ATGAACGGACGAATTCGGAGGATCCATCTGATCGGAATCGGCGGGAGCGGGATGAGCGGGATCGCGGAGGTGCTTCTGAACCTGGGGTATGAGGTGTCCGGCTCGGACGTGAAGGAGGGCGAAGTCGTGGCCAGGCTCCGGGAGCTGGGCGCGCGCGTCGCGGTCTCCCACGACGCCACGCACGTCGAGGGGGTGGACGTCGTCGTCGCCTCGACGGCGATCGAGGAGTCGAACCCCGAGATCCAGCGCGCCCACCTGCTCGGCATCCCGGTGATTCCGCGGGCCGAGATGCTCGCCGAGCTGATGCGGATCAAGCACTCGGTCGCGGTCGCGGGGGCGCACGGAAAGACGACCACGACCTCGATGGTGGGCGAGATCCTCGCGCGCGGCGACCTGGACCCGACGGTGATCGTCGGCGGGCGCCTCATGGCGATCGGCGCCCACGCGCGTCTGGGACGCGGGCCGTACCTGGTCGCCGAGGCCGACGAGAGCGACGGCTCCTTCCTGCTTCTCTCGCCGACCATCGCGGTGATCACCAATATCGACGAGGAGCACCTCGATTTCTACAAGGGCTTGGAGGAGATCCGCGCGGCGTTCCTCCGCTTCGTCAACCGCGTGCCGTTCTACGGGACGGTCGTCCTCCCGATCGACGATCCGAACGCCGCCCTGATCCGCCACGACGTCAAGCGGCGCGTGCTGACTTACGGCTTCGGGACCGACGGCGACTTCGCGGGGAAGGACCTCGTGGTCGATTCCAAGGGCGTCCGGTTCCGGCTGGTCGCGCACGGTCGGGACGAGGGATCGATCGAGCTCAAGGTCGCCGGCGCGCACAACGCGAGGAACGCCCTCGCCGCGGCGGCGACAGCATGGGAGCTGGGCATCCCGTTCCCCACGATCCGCGCCGCGCTCCACGACTTCGCGGGCGTGGGCCGTCGTCTCGAGGTCCGCGGCGACGTATTGGGCGCGCTCTGGATCGACGACTACGGCCACCATCCCACGGAGATCGAGGCAGCGCTCCTCGCGCTCCAGGCCTCGTACGGCCGCCGGATCGTCGCCGTGTTCCAACCGCACCGCTACTCGCGCACGCAGGCGCTCCTCGATCGGTTCGCGCGGTGCTTCACGGGAGTGTCCGAGCTGGTGCTCCTCCCGATCTATCCCGCCGGGGAGAAGCCGATCGAGGGAGTCACCTCGGAGGCGCTGGCCGCCGCGGTGGAGGCGGCGGGCGGACCCCGCGTCCGTCGGGCCGCCTCGTTCGACGAGGCCGCGTGCCAGGTGGGGAAGGCGCTGAAGCGCGGAGATCTCCTCGTGACAATCGGCGCCGGCGACGTCTACCGGGTCGCCGAGATCGCCAGGGGGAAGAGTCGATGA
- a CDS encoding FtsQ-type POTRA domain-containing protein — MRAGYQEQPTWKKPARRRRNRRILLLVLGSAAAALLLPLLARPTARLLGVLPPFRAGGFEISGYLYLSPEEIRAQIPVREGASLFGIDPAKVEAALRLHPRIEDARVTRAPGRLRVEIRERRTFLLVNAGTLLEVDATGTILSPLARGLVADRPVLSGVPFPTVKPGAHVTSARLADVLRLVSLLEAPEVGLVSDISEIISEDRNRVVLRTSRDQIPIYVDPERVTLPAMRALGAALRDVRERDRRVLAVDTRYRDQVVVRCAPGDSMTVAAPRSKV, encoded by the coding sequence ATGAGAGCCGGCTATCAAGAGCAGCCGACGTGGAAGAAGCCGGCGCGGCGGCGGCGGAATCGGAGAATCCTTCTGCTCGTCCTCGGCTCCGCGGCGGCCGCGCTCCTGCTTCCGCTTCTCGCGCGGCCGACGGCGCGCCTTCTGGGCGTTCTCCCCCCGTTTCGCGCGGGGGGCTTCGAGATCAGCGGCTATCTCTATCTCTCGCCCGAGGAGATCCGGGCTCAAATCCCGGTCCGCGAGGGAGCTTCCTTGTTCGGGATCGATCCCGCGAAAGTCGAGGCCGCGCTCCGGCTGCATCCGCGGATCGAGGACGCGCGGGTGACGCGAGCCCCGGGACGTCTCCGGGTGGAGATCCGGGAGCGCCGCACGTTCCTCCTCGTGAACGCCGGGACGCTCCTCGAGGTGGACGCCACCGGGACGATCCTCTCGCCGCTCGCGCGGGGCCTGGTCGCCGACCGGCCCGTCCTCTCGGGCGTGCCGTTTCCCACCGTGAAGCCGGGCGCGCACGTCACGAGCGCGCGCCTCGCCGACGTGCTGCGGCTCGTCTCGCTCCTCGAGGCCCCGGAGGTGGGGCTGGTCTCGGATATCTCGGAAATCATCTCGGAGGACCGGAACCGCGTGGTGCTTCGCACATCGCGCGATCAGATCCCGATCTATGTCGACCCGGAGCGCGTCACCTTGCCCGCCATGCGGGCCCTGGGCGCCGCGCTGCGGGACGTACGGGAACGCGACCGCCGTGTCCTCGCGGTCGACACGCGCTATCGGGATCAAGTCGTGGTGCGCTGCGCGCCGGGGGACAGCATGACCGTCGCGGCGCCGCGCTCGAAGGTCTAG
- the murD gene encoding UDP-N-acetylmuramoyl-L-alanine--D-glutamate ligase, translating into MEGAARGRPILDRRRARRPGRLEHAEAAMNTTKSPPWFAGRRVLVVGLARSGTAAARLLLKYGANVRAIDRRRRDEISGDAADLERRGMEARYATMDPSALEGRDLVVASPGVPADLPLFVEAERRGIPIAPEIELGFAVAKAPTVAVTGTNGKSTTVELLGAMGRNAGRKTEVLGNIGTALSERAEEVPEDGFLVVEVSSFQLELCTRFRPRVGVILNVTPDHLDRHGTIDRYAEIKVKMFANQTAEDFRVQPLGDPRLTRLLQPMRSHPIWFGFADPTGDGVWESEGSIRYRVAGREGTLMRRDEALLQGPHNTENLCAATAAAMALGVPARAVVKTLREFRGLPHRLALVAEVEGVRYVNDSKATNVDALRRALESFDSPIVLIAGGRDKDGDFASIAPLVRERVRQAVYVGEATSKLEQAWPRVPSVRAKTLEDAVQLARTHATAGGVVLLSPGCASFDMFRNFEERGARFEAAVLELKRSLTRAKR; encoded by the coding sequence ACGCTGAAGCTGCAATGAACACCACCAAGAGCCCTCCCTGGTTCGCGGGACGGCGCGTCCTGGTGGTGGGCTTGGCGCGGAGCGGCACGGCCGCGGCGCGGCTGCTTCTCAAGTACGGAGCGAACGTGAGGGCGATCGACCGCCGGCGGCGGGATGAGATTTCGGGCGACGCGGCGGACCTCGAGCGCCGCGGCATGGAGGCACGTTACGCCACGATGGACCCGTCCGCGCTCGAAGGGCGGGACCTCGTCGTCGCGAGCCCCGGCGTGCCCGCGGACCTTCCGCTCTTCGTGGAAGCCGAGCGCCGTGGAATTCCGATCGCGCCCGAGATCGAGCTGGGATTCGCCGTGGCGAAGGCCCCTACGGTCGCGGTCACCGGCACGAACGGGAAGAGCACGACCGTGGAGCTCTTGGGCGCGATGGGCCGGAACGCGGGCCGGAAGACGGAGGTCTTGGGGAACATCGGGACCGCGCTCTCGGAGCGCGCGGAGGAGGTGCCCGAGGACGGGTTTCTGGTCGTCGAGGTCTCAAGCTTCCAGCTCGAGCTCTGCACGCGGTTCCGCCCGCGCGTGGGCGTGATCCTGAACGTCACGCCGGATCACCTGGACCGCCACGGCACGATCGACCGCTACGCCGAGATCAAGGTGAAGATGTTCGCGAATCAGACCGCGGAGGATTTCCGGGTCCAGCCGCTCGGCGACCCGCGGCTCACGCGGCTCCTCCAGCCGATGCGCTCCCACCCGATCTGGTTCGGGTTCGCCGATCCGACCGGAGACGGCGTCTGGGAGTCGGAGGGGTCGATCCGGTACCGCGTCGCGGGCCGCGAGGGAACGCTCATGCGCCGGGACGAGGCCTTGCTCCAGGGGCCGCACAACACCGAGAACCTCTGCGCCGCCACCGCGGCCGCGATGGCGCTGGGCGTGCCGGCGCGGGCGGTCGTGAAGACGCTCCGGGAATTTCGCGGCCTTCCGCACCGTCTGGCTCTGGTGGCGGAGGTCGAGGGGGTGCGCTACGTGAACGACTCGAAGGCGACGAACGTCGACGCGCTGCGCCGGGCGCTCGAGTCGTTCGATTCGCCCATCGTCCTGATCGCGGGGGGAAGGGACAAGGACGGCGACTTCGCGTCGATCGCGCCGCTCGTCCGCGAGCGGGTCCGCCAGGCCGTCTATGTCGGGGAGGCGACGTCGAAGCTCGAGCAGGCCTGGCCGCGTGTTCCCTCGGTGCGCGCGAAGACGCTGGAAGATGCGGTCCAGCTGGCCCGGACCCACGCGACGGCCGGAGGGGTGGTCCTCCTCTCTCCCGGCTGCGCGAGCTTCGACATGTTCCGGAATTTCGAAGAGCGGGGCGCCCGGTTCGAGGCCGCGGTCCTTGAGCTGAAGCGCTCGCTGACGAGGGCGAAACGATGA
- the rpmB gene encoding 50S ribosomal protein L28: MARVCDICGKGVQHGQNISHAHNVTKRRWEVNLQTVRALVAGRPKRIRVCTRCLRTGSVQKNMGQKATQRARAI, translated from the coding sequence ATGGCGAGAGTTTGCGACATCTGCGGCAAGGGCGTTCAGCACGGGCAGAACATCAGCCACGCCCACAACGTGACCAAGCGGCGCTGGGAGGTAAATCTCCAGACGGTTCGCGCGCTCGTCGCGGGACGGCCGAAACGGATCCGCGTCTGCACGCGGTGCCTCCGCACCGGCTCCGTGCAGAAGAACATGGGCCAAAAAGCAACGCAGCGCGCCCGGGCGATCTAG
- a CDS encoding type II secretion system protein: MVWKKLDARRGAGGRTRVKAFHRSGFTLVEIMVAVVVAGVLMAAGLPSFIHFSRSLSQKQARDLLEGSLRLARQQAVTSHRPIVVAFGNGISTAGVTTYSVHTDVNGDRVKQIGEPWKSFTLPGGTQLTSVSLSPIDSVIFDSSGALAPSVTGGSVVVGGQSGDLDTLLISATGLVYRP, from the coding sequence ATGGTGTGGAAGAAACTTGACGCGCGACGCGGTGCCGGGGGGCGAACAAGAGTGAAGGCGTTCCATCGCAGCGGCTTCACGCTGGTCGAGATCATGGTCGCGGTCGTGGTGGCCGGCGTCCTGATGGCCGCCGGGCTTCCCTCGTTCATTCATTTCTCCCGCTCCCTCTCCCAGAAACAAGCACGCGACCTCCTCGAAGGATCGCTCCGACTCGCCCGCCAGCAGGCCGTGACCTCCCACCGGCCGATCGTGGTGGCGTTCGGAAACGGGATCTCCACGGCGGGCGTCACGACCTACAGCGTCCACACCGACGTGAACGGCGATCGCGTCAAGCAGATCGGTGAGCCATGGAAGTCGTTCACGCTGCCGGGCGGTACCCAGCTGACGTCGGTCTCGCTCTCGCCGATCGATTCCGTGATCTTCGACTCGAGCGGCGCGCTCGCCCCGAGCGTCACGGGCGGATCGGTCGTCGTCGGCGGCCAAAGCGGCGACCTCGACACGCTGCTCATCTCGGCGACCGGCCTGGTCTACCGCCCATGA
- a CDS encoding prepilin-type N-terminal cleavage/methylation domain-containing protein — MTRRAQSGFTLVEVLVALMVFVIGILSIAAMMPSGSRSVNRSGDETRASELASARAERLLSTSYADPDLTAGSHPDPANPYDGKYYVSWSVQNDQPMAQCKRATVDVRWPTALSAPGASVVIVVPRSGG, encoded by the coding sequence ATGACGCGCCGAGCCCAATCCGGCTTCACGCTCGTCGAAGTGCTCGTGGCGCTGATGGTGTTCGTCATCGGCATCCTGAGCATCGCGGCCATGATGCCGTCGGGGTCTCGCAGCGTGAACCGGTCGGGGGACGAGACGCGCGCCTCGGAGTTGGCCTCCGCGCGCGCGGAGCGGCTGCTCTCCACCAGCTACGCCGACCCGGACTTAACGGCGGGGTCGCATCCCGATCCCGCGAATCCCTACGACGGAAAATATTACGTGAGCTGGTCCGTGCAGAACGACCAGCCGATGGCTCAGTGCAAGAGAGCCACCGTGGACGTGCGCTGGCCGACGGCGCTCTCCGCCCCGGGCGCGAGCGTCGTCATCGTGGTTCCGAGATCGGGAGGCTGA
- the ftsZ gene encoding cell division protein FtsZ produces the protein MFELIDDDDKDSLAASIKVIGVGGAGGNAVNRMIEAGLRGVEFIAANTDAQVLDASLCPKKLQLGTGLTKGLGSGANPGVGREAAEEEEALISEALEGSDMVFVTAGMGGGTGTGAAPVVARIARSLGALTVAVVTRPFEFEGRKRAQIAEEGLRELREKVDTLIVIPNQRLLAIVEKHTPLREAFKVADQVLHHATKGISDLITVPGLVNLDFADVKTVMAERGNALMGAGHATGPNRAYEAAQAAVSSPLLDEISISGAEALLVNVTGGESMTLHEINEAVTVVVDAAGHDANVIFGAVIDESMGDSLSITVIATGFGKGDAKAKSAEQLRAMTSPRIYEIEPRERAVARPPVVVRPAAREEDVEPEEAPGPAPTARPAFRMAPSTTRRPFGGRAITKENMDVPAFMRKQMD, from the coding sequence ATGTTCGAGCTGATCGATGATGATGACAAGGATTCGTTGGCGGCATCGATCAAGGTGATCGGCGTCGGAGGGGCCGGTGGGAACGCGGTCAACCGGATGATCGAGGCGGGGTTGAGGGGCGTCGAGTTCATCGCGGCGAATACCGACGCGCAGGTTCTGGATGCGTCGCTCTGCCCGAAGAAGCTCCAGCTGGGCACGGGCCTCACGAAGGGCTTGGGCTCGGGCGCGAATCCGGGCGTCGGGCGGGAGGCGGCGGAAGAGGAAGAGGCCCTCATCTCCGAGGCGCTCGAGGGCTCCGACATGGTGTTCGTGACTGCCGGGATGGGCGGCGGCACCGGGACCGGCGCCGCGCCGGTCGTGGCGCGCATCGCCCGATCGCTGGGAGCGCTCACCGTGGCGGTGGTGACGCGCCCCTTCGAGTTCGAGGGAAGGAAGCGGGCGCAGATCGCCGAGGAGGGGCTCCGCGAGCTCCGGGAGAAGGTGGATACCCTCATCGTGATCCCGAACCAGCGGCTTCTCGCGATCGTCGAGAAGCACACGCCGCTCCGCGAAGCGTTCAAGGTCGCGGACCAGGTGCTCCACCACGCGACGAAGGGCATCTCCGACCTCATCACGGTTCCGGGTCTGGTCAATCTCGACTTCGCCGACGTCAAGACGGTGATGGCCGAGCGCGGAAACGCCCTCATGGGCGCGGGGCACGCGACCGGCCCGAACCGGGCGTACGAGGCGGCCCAGGCCGCGGTCTCGAGCCCGCTGCTCGACGAGATCTCGATCTCGGGTGCCGAGGCGCTCCTCGTGAACGTGACGGGCGGCGAGTCGATGACGCTGCACGAGATCAATGAAGCGGTGACGGTCGTCGTCGACGCGGCCGGCCACGACGCGAACGTGATCTTCGGCGCGGTGATCGACGAGTCGATGGGCGATTCGCTTTCGATCACGGTGATCGCGACCGGGTTCGGCAAGGGCGACGCCAAGGCGAAATCGGCCGAGCAGCTGCGCGCGATGACGAGTCCGAGGATCTACGAAATCGAGCCGCGCGAGCGGGCGGTGGCGCGCCCGCCGGTCGTGGTCCGGCCGGCTGCCCGCGAGGAAGACGTCGAGCCCGAGGAAGCGCCGGGTCCGGCTCCGACGGCAAGGCCCGCATTCCGGATGGCGCCCTCCACCACGCGGCGTCCCTTCGGCGGACGTGCCATCACGAAAGAGAACATGGATGTCCCCGCGTTCATGCGGAAGCAGATGGATTAG
- the murG gene encoding undecaprenyldiphospho-muramoylpentapeptide beta-N-acetylglucosaminyltransferase has product MVSSSTSQVRWKPAFERPRSEGRPRSGVRVDDSARSVRILIAAGGTGGHVYPGIAIAEEWMRIHPDSTVTFVGTERGVEAKAVPAAGFAFRAIDARGFPRRPGLGMIRAAWGFGKSFVQVAGIIKDVKPHAVIATGGFVSGPVGLWARLLGIPLVLQEQNSVPGAANRWLSLIASQVHISFVESRNYFRRRNNLKVSGNPIRSSLLRGDRQSAYEWLGLDPSRRTLLVFGGSRGASSINRALSGALPRLSRVPQLQIVWQTGAEDFEASRARAKEISIPVRAFAYLDQMEKAYAVADLAVCRSGAMTITELTACGVPAILIPYPHAARDHQTQNARGLVERGAAEMIADKELTPDSLADQIEILFRDEQRLRRMGRNARAFSRTNAAERIVRSIGELPELSAAGSESPSGE; this is encoded by the coding sequence CTGGTGTCCTCCTCAACATCGCAAGTCAGATGGAAACCGGCATTCGAACGACCTCGGTCGGAGGGAAGGCCGCGGTCCGGCGTGCGGGTGGACGATAGCGCGCGTTCCGTTCGCATCCTGATCGCGGCGGGTGGGACGGGCGGACACGTCTATCCCGGAATCGCCATCGCCGAGGAGTGGATGCGGATTCATCCCGATTCGACCGTCACCTTCGTGGGGACGGAACGGGGCGTCGAGGCGAAGGCCGTGCCCGCCGCGGGATTCGCGTTCCGCGCGATCGACGCGCGCGGGTTTCCCCGGCGGCCGGGGCTGGGCATGATTCGCGCGGCGTGGGGATTTGGGAAGAGCTTCGTTCAGGTGGCCGGGATCATCAAGGACGTCAAGCCGCACGCGGTCATCGCGACCGGCGGCTTCGTCAGCGGGCCGGTGGGCCTCTGGGCCCGCCTTCTCGGCATTCCCTTGGTGCTCCAGGAACAGAACTCGGTGCCCGGCGCGGCGAACCGCTGGCTCAGCCTCATCGCGAGCCAGGTGCACATCAGCTTCGTGGAGTCGCGGAACTACTTCCGTCGGAGGAACAACCTGAAGGTCTCGGGAAACCCGATTCGAAGCTCGCTTCTGCGCGGGGACCGGCAGAGCGCCTACGAGTGGCTCGGCCTCGACCCGTCGCGTCGGACACTCTTGGTGTTCGGCGGCAGCCGCGGCGCCTCCAGCATCAACCGGGCGCTCTCGGGAGCGCTGCCGCGTCTCTCGCGGGTGCCGCAGCTTCAGATCGTCTGGCAAACCGGCGCGGAGGATTTCGAAGCGAGCCGGGCCCGGGCCAAAGAGATTTCCATCCCGGTTCGTGCCTTCGCCTATCTCGACCAGATGGAGAAGGCCTACGCGGTCGCGGACCTGGCGGTCTGCCGCTCCGGGGCCATGACCATCACGGAGCTCACGGCGTGCGGCGTTCCGGCGATCCTGATTCCGTACCCCCACGCGGCGCGGGACCACCAGACGCAGAACGCGCGCGGCCTCGTCGAACGGGGCGCGGCGGAGATGATCGCGGACAAGGAGCTGACACCGGATAGTCTGGCCGACCAGATCGAGATCCTCTTCCGCGACGAGCAGCGGCTGCGGCGCATGGGCCGAAACGCGCGCGCCTTCTCGCGAACCAACGCCGCGGAGCGGATCGTTCGATCGATCGGGGAGCTGCCCGAGCTGAGTGCCGCGGGCTCCGAGTCCCCGAGCGGGGAATGA
- a CDS encoding type II secretion system protein gives MNRVDRQRWARPARGYTLVELMVTMTILSAVLAAVYYSFFRAQSSARRTERVVDARQGSRAALQLIEREVRMVGSGWGRIPIYGALNGSPMTIHALVPGFTTAAGNDSLELLGGWDACTTLRAPMTTPSSGSPIPCDSTTGFRAGDFVLVTNGSTAHIFQVTAVPNAPADLVHDASSIYNMAGGHTNWPVGGYPTGSRVYRVTWVTYKVDATGFSTPCLTRRDQGSAAQVVATDVSAFHVWYLMQDLTETRDPVDFNGIDKIRPVIATQVADRGSPYLADSVWTLVRPRTF, from the coding sequence GTGAATCGGGTCGATCGACAGAGGTGGGCGCGCCCGGCTCGCGGATACACGCTCGTCGAGCTCATGGTCACGATGACGATCCTGAGCGCCGTCTTGGCCGCGGTCTACTACTCGTTCTTCCGCGCGCAGTCGAGCGCGCGCCGGACCGAGCGGGTCGTGGATGCCCGGCAAGGCTCCCGCGCTGCGCTCCAGCTGATCGAGCGGGAGGTCCGGATGGTCGGCTCGGGCTGGGGCCGGATTCCGATCTACGGCGCGCTGAACGGCTCCCCGATGACGATCCACGCCTTGGTGCCGGGCTTCACGACCGCCGCCGGGAACGATTCCCTGGAGCTCCTCGGCGGCTGGGACGCGTGCACGACGCTTCGCGCCCCGATGACCACCCCGAGCTCCGGATCCCCGATTCCGTGCGACAGCACGACGGGGTTTCGCGCCGGCGACTTCGTTCTCGTCACGAACGGATCCACCGCGCACATCTTCCAGGTCACGGCGGTGCCGAATGCGCCGGCGGATCTGGTGCACGACGCCTCCTCGATCTACAACATGGCGGGAGGACACACGAACTGGCCCGTCGGCGGCTACCCGACCGGCTCGCGCGTCTATCGGGTCACCTGGGTGACCTACAAGGTGGACGCCACGGGCTTCAGCACGCCCTGCCTGACACGCAGGGATCAGGGATCCGCGGCCCAGGTCGTGGCGACCGACGTGAGCGCGTTCCACGTCTGGTACCTGATGCAGGACCTCACGGAGACGCGCGACCCGGTTGATTTCAACGGAATCGACAAGATCCGTCCGGTCATCGCAACGCAGGTGGCCGATCGTGGATCACCGTACCTCGCCGACTCGGTGTGGACGCTGGTCCGACCACGAACCTTCTAA